GGGCAGCGCGCTGTTGATTTCCTGGTAGCTCAGGTAGCCCTGCTTTTTGCCTTTTTCGATCAGCTCGGCGCGGATCGCTTCGAGCGATTTACCCGCCGGACCCGAGGTCGGGGCCGGCGCCGGCGCAGGCGCGACGGCTTCGACAGCCGCCTGGGCGGCCGTTTTTTTCGACTGTTTCGGCGATGCCTTGGGGGCGGCCTGTGTTGTTGACGAAGTCTTCATGTCTGTTTCCTTACAATCCAGCATTCCGCTGGTTGAGTGCCTCCATCTTGCGACGGAGCTCGAGTTGCTGCATGGTCAGCTCGGCAACCTCGCTCTCGCGGCCGTCCCGCTCGGCGGTGCGGATTCGCGCCAGAAGCTCTTCGATTTCACGCTTCAACCGGCTTTTCACGAGTCCGTACACGCATTCGAGAAACGGTTCCTCGGGCTTCTCCTCGAGTTCGATGAGAAGCTCGCTGAAACGAGAGGCGAGCTCAGAATCGTCGATCGCGGCAATGATGTCCGCCGGCCGCGACTTCCCGCCCGAGGCTTCCTGTAAACGGCATATTGCCGTGAATATCTGTTGAAGCCGGGTATCGGTGAAGTCGGCCGGCGCAAGCATGGCTCGCGTGCGTTCCAGCTCTTCGGGATGTTCTATCAGGTGCTTGAGCACCCACTCCTGCCGCCGCACCATCCCGTCGGTCACCGGCCGGGCGCGAACGGGCGTTCCCGCTCCCCCTTCCGGCTTGACGAACGTGCGGTTCGCGAACTGGATTTCAAGCGCTCCCGGGTCGGTGTCGATCAGCCGTGCAATTGTCCTTATGACTTCGCTACGCGCAACAGGGCTGTGAATCGCCGGGACGAGATCCTTGAATTCGCGAACCAGCCGCTCTTTGACCGCGATTTCGAGCGGCGGCTTCATTCCACGGGTCTTTGTTTCCACGAGGAAGGTGTAGATGTCCCTCGCGGCAACGATGCGATCGACGAACCGCTCGGCGCCCTCGCGGCGCACGAAGCTGTCGGGATCGTCTTTCGGGTCTTCGAAGGAGATGACTTTCGCCGTCAGAGGCGTGTCGCGCTGCAGGGAGATCGCTCGCACCGTCGCCCGCTGGCCCGCTTCATCGGCATCGTAAGAGAAGTAGACGTTTTCGCAGTTACGAGCCAGGAGGGCGACCTGGTCGGCGGTGATGGCCGTTCCGAGGGTTGCGACGACGTTCGTGATGCCCGCCTGCACGAGACTGATCACGTCTAGATAGCCCTCGACCACGATCGCGGAGTTGCTGCGGCGGATCGGCTGAAGCGCATCGCGGAAGTTGAACAGCATCTTCCGCTTGTTGAACAGGTCGGTTTCGGGGCTATTGAGATATTTCGGCTCTTCCCCCTTGCCCATCACCCGGCCGCCGAACCCGACGATCCTGCCGTGAGCGTCGGCGATCGGGATGATCAGGCGATGCCGGAACGTATCGTAGTGGCCGCTTCCGGTCGAGCGTTGCTTGACCAGGCCGGCCCGGTCGAGAAGCTGGACGCGCTCGGCGTTTTTTCCCAGGGCGAGGGCCAGGGCGTCCCAGGTGTCGGGGGCATAGCCGAGACGGAATCTTGACGCCGTCTCGGGGGTGATGCCGCGCTGCTTCAGATACTCGCGGGCGATCTTTCCGCCGACCTGCTGAAGCTGGGCGGTGTAAAACTTCGCCGCCTCGTCGAGAATCTGGTACACACGGGCTTTCTTCTCGTATTCGGGGTCTTTTTCGATCGGAATGGCAACACCGGCGCGCCGCGCAAGCTGCCGGATCGCCTCGGGGAACGTCAGGTGCTCGGCCTCCATCAGAAACCGGAACACGTCACCGCCTTTCGAACATCCGAAACAGTGAAAGATTTGCTTGTCAGGAACAACGTAAAAGCTGGGGGTCTTTTCCTGGTGGAACGGACACAGCCCCTTGTAGGTTCGCCCGGTATGGGTGAGGCGTACATACTCGCCCACGAACTGGACGATATCGATCCGTCCACGTACCTCGGCGATGACTGCGTCATTGATCAAGGCCACGCCGCGAGCAATCCCTGCCTTTCAAGGGGCTGCGATCCACCCCTGTAAAACTTGACCGGAATTGTTCATGATACCAGCGATTCGGAGTGGTGTCAACCGTTTCTTCGCCGGATCACGAGCAGGGTGACGTCGTCCTCGATCATCCTGCTGCCGATCAGGCTTTTCACGCGACGCAGGATATCGGCATGAAGTGCTTCGGCCGTCCGTGCCGATGCACAAGCTTCCCCTGCGATACGTCGCAGACGGGAGTATCCGATAACGACGTTCCCCGAGTCTTTCGCTTCGACGATCCCGTCGGTGTAGAGAATAAGGCTGTCGCCGGGATTCATGGTAATGGACACGCTTTCGAAAGCCCCGTTTTTTCTCGCACCCAGAGGGAACGCCGGTTTTTCGATCTCGCTCGTCTCGCCGCTCGCGAATCGATGGAGGAACGGGAAGCAGTGGCCTGCGTTGACGAGTTCGACATTGTTCAACTGCGTATCGAGCACCGCATAGATCAGGCTCATCAACCGCTTCTTCTTGACCGTCTCGAACACCATCCGGTTCAGCCGGTCCATGGCCTCGACGGCACGGACGGACTCGCCCGGCCCGAGCATGGCGACGCCGCTCTTGGCCATGGCCATCAACAGAGCCGCGGGCACGCCGTGCCCCGTGACATCACCGATGATGGTGACGAGATGGCGGTCCCCGACGGTGAAACTGTCGAAGTAATCGCCGCCCAGGTCGGTCATGGAATCGGTCGCGCCGTACAATTCGTATTCCCCCTGGGCGACCGGCATTTTCGGGAAGAGAGTCTCCTGAACGATCTTTCCGACATGCATTTCCTCGAGGTTCGCGATGACGCGATTGAACGTCGTGCCAAGATCGCCGAATTCGTCGCTCCCGAGCGGAGGAACCTGGTGTGAAAATTCGCGGCGCTCGATCGCCGTGACTCCTGCTGCAAGCTGATTGATAGGCCACAGAAAGTGCCGCGACAGGAGAAGGCCGATGAAAAAGGCGAAGCATCCGCTCACCAGGGCGACCAGTCCGATTTTCACGCTGTTGTTCCTGATGACCGCGTCGATCAACCGTCGCGGATACATCGTAATGAGTATAAAATCCGGCATTTTTTTCAACGGTGAAGCGACGACGAGATACGGCTGACCGCCGATGTTTTCGACGGAAGCATGCTGCGTTTCGGTCGCTTGGACCTTTTCCGCCATTTCCTTGACGAAAGGATACTTGGTGTAATCGCGCGGATAGACGGAGTAGCCGTCACCTCGCGAAGCCATTGCCAGCCTGACGGGCGCAACGTTTTCCGAACGGAGCTGATTCTGCCGGACAATGTTTCTGAGATATTTCCGTGCGTATTCACGCGTCCGGTGAACGATCAGCAAAAGATTCGCCGGGCGTTTTTCCCCTTCGCCCCAAACGAATGTCGAATACATGAGGTTTCCGACATTCCCCAGCATGAACTCGATGATCTTGTCGTTCGCCTCGATGATGCTTCCGAACATTCTTTGCGAGCCCTTGCCCGACATGAACTCGGCGATACTGTCCGTAAAGCTCTCCACCATCACGTCGGACATGTTCGCACGCAGATCGTTATCGCTCTGGCCAAGTCTCGCAGCGAATATTTTCCGTGCGAGAGTGGGAATAAGCTTGCCGATCAAATCGCGGCCTCGCGGATTCATATCTTCCAAAAGCTGCATGTGCCCCTTGGAATCGACCATGAACATCTGCGAGAGAAGATCTGCGTCATTGAGACGGCGTGAAAGCGACCGGATGCGTCGAGAATCGCCGTTCCGGACGTAGGCAAGGCGCGAGATGCGTCTGTACAACTTTTCCAGCGAGCGGACGGCAGCCATGAAGCTTTCGTCGATATTCTCCGTGAGGCCTGACAACTGAGACACCCGCTCCTGGACCATGACCTGGTTGCGGTCGAGCATATATTGATATCCGAGAAGCAGGAGGGCCGTGACGGGAATCGCCGTGGCATACAGGAACAGCCCGACGAGTTTGTGCCGTATCGAGATCGAAACCATGTCATCCGCGACATGCACCCGCCAGGACCAGTATCCGGCAACCAGAAGAATCATGACCGACAGGATGTTGATCATGATGCCGACGTGACGTTCGAGCCCGTGTTCGAACCGTTTCATGCCGGCCACAACGCGGCCGGCATCGAGCGCGACGATCGCCGTGAGGCATTCGTTGTCCTGGTCCTGTCGCTGGTAGGTGTTGCGAAGCCCGACGACCCTGCGCAGGATCTCCTGGCTCCGCAGCCCGGTGCGACGGGCCAGGGTTCTGACCGCGTGGCTCTCCTCGGGGCGTTCGATATCGATGAGGGCATATCCCTCGCCAGGCGCCGCCTCACCGTTGAACCTGCGAAGAAGCTGTTTCAGCGCGAAATCCCGAGGGATGTCCCGTTCCTCGAAGAACGCAACGATGCCGCCCCTGTATTCGTCGAGGGCCTCATCACCGGCTCTGTTGGTTTGCCTGCCTCCATGCCGGCCTTGCGCTTCGGTGTAGAAGGTATTCCAATAGAAGTAGCCGGGTCGGCCCATGATCTGTGTCGAAACGAGGCTACCCTTCTGGTAGACGACGTCGGAGGGATCGATATTTCCGAGCATCGACTGGAACAGCGAGCGATTCTTCACGATCAGATCGCTTTTCCCGTGGAGTTCCGGCTCGACAAGGCCAGCATAGATGCGTTTCATTGCACTTCGCATCTCAATTTTCCTGCCGGGAACCGGAATGACTTCTCCCCCGGAATCGAAGAAGTGCGCGGTCACAAAGCCAAGGTTCGCCCTCCGAAGCGCGGATGCGGAGCTTGCGACGGCGTTGCCGGAAAAATCGTCCTCCAGGAGAAGCCCGTAGAGTTCGTTCAGTTGCCGCTGAATGTAATAGAGGTCGCCGCCTTCGCGTTTGAGACGGAACAGGTTCTGCTCGAGGCGCCCGAGGTGCGCTCTGCCGAGACGGTTTTTCTCCTGGGCGGCGACGAACGCCTCGCCGAGTCTGATCAGTCCGATCGGGAGCCCCGCGAAAAAGAGCACGGCGAGAAAGAAGGCAAGCCAGCTTCCGTCCTTCGACACCACTCCGGCACCTTTCTCCATGCGAAAAATTATACCAGACCTTGTGTTTGAAAACATGAGGCGGCGATCAGGGGCGGGACCATCCGATGTCTTCCGCCGGAAGAGACAATCCCGGATGGTAGAACTCCGTTCTGGGGATATGGTAGGATGCGTTCGTACTACACTCGCTTGTCGATGAGGAGTCACCGATGGAAAACAGAGGATGGCGGAATCTTCTCGTTGCCGTGTTGTTCGTTTCATGCGGCAGCGCTATGTTCGCGGCCGTTTCGAACCCCGAGGCTCTCAAGCTGTATCAGCAGGCCGAAGAGGCTTTCAAGAACAAGGATATCGAGAACGCCAGCAACTTGATGTTCGAGGTGCTGAAGAAGGAGCCGGACAACGCTGTATATAGATATATCTATGCAAAAATGCTCCTTCAGAAGAAGGATTACCTGGCGTCGAAGGAGAATCTTGACATCGTCGCCCGCTCGCGCCCATCGAAAGAGAAGGACGGCGATTACAACGAGAAGCTGAAGAATTTCAAGAAGAAGATCAAGGACCTTCAGGAGGAATTCAGCAAGGAAGGCGAGAACAAGTTTTCCATCTATCTGAAGAACCAGAACAGCCCCGAAAAGATCAAGCTCGCCGTCACTCTTTACCAGGCGTTCAGACTCGATCCTCCGCTCCGGTACAAGAATTACGACGAGCTGAAAAAGGCCACCGAGATCTACGAACAGGCGCTTCAGAAGTCGTTTTCGGGCCAGGAGTGGCAGAAGACCCCGATGCTCCAGCTCGCATTCCTGTACGAGATCGCGAACAAGAAGGACAAGGCCGCAGAAGTCTACATGCGCGCCCTCGACTACGTCAGCGACCCGAACGAGGAGTACGTCATCACGCACAAGTTCGATTACCTGAACCGGTCGAACAAGGAGAAGCTCCTCGACACAATCGAAGCCGGCGACTTTTCCCAGAAAGACCTCGAGGAGCTGATGGGCAGCAGTTCAGAAAAAATCACCCAGGAAGAGAAGCAGAAGGTCGAGGACATGATCGCAGAGGCCCGTGCGAAGCTTCAGAACGCCACATCCGACGAGGAACGAGAACAGGTTCTCGAAGAGATCAAGGCGAGCATCATCGAGAAGCAGAAGAAAGGCGAGCTGCCCGGTCAGGGCAAGCTCGAGGAAAAGCTCAAAAAAGAAGGGAAGACGATGGAGGATTATATGAAGGAAAAGGGGCTCTGACGAGATGCGAAACCAACTTACGATCGGGTTGTGCGTGTTTCTTGCCTTATCCTCGTATCAGGCCGGTGCCCAGATGTCGTCGAGCGGAAAAATCAGCCCGACCCTTGTGAAGGTGAAGGAGTTTCTTCGCGCAAAGCAGGCCGACAAGGCCGTCGCCCTCCTCCAGGAGGAACTGAAGAAACAGCCCGGCAATGCGCAGTATCTCTATGCCCTCGGGTATACATACGAAATCAATCGGCAGCCGCAAAACGCTCTCGAGGCATTCAAACAGGCCTATCGGCTGAACCCGGAATTTCCGGGGCTTTCCGTGCGGATCCGCAAGCTCGAGGCATCGATCGAAGCCGCCCGGGCGCCCGCGGTCGACGAGAGCACGCTCACGGAAGCGCAGAAGAAGGCGCGCAGCCTGTTCCGGGAAGCCCTGAAGGAAAAAGGCCTCGGGAATTTCGACAAGGCGTTCGCCCTGTTCGCCGACTGCGTTGAGCTCGACATCGGGTATCTGGGCGGGAACGACGAGGGCATTATCGTCACGGCGCTGAACCATTACGAGTCAAAACTGGAAGCCGGGAAAGACCCTTCGGCGGCGCTTTTTTACAACATCTACCGGTTCTTCCGCGGCGATCGCGACATCGCCGAGAAGGAACTTGGCGAGTTCCTCGCCGCGAAGCCCGCTCCCGAGCTCGCCGCCGTCGCCGAGAAATGGCTTGGAATAATCCGCAACCAGCAGACCATGGAAAAGGACCTGGTCATTTCCTATCTCGCCGAAAAGAAGCGAAAACTCGACGAACAGGCAGAACACCAGAAGAAACCGGCTCCCCCAACGCCGGCCGTCGCCTCCGCAACGCTCACACAGGATCAAAAGCCGGCCGTGGACAAGACCTCTCCTCAAATCACGTTTTCCGCCTCCCAGGAAATCACGCTTCCCGGCGTGGGCACGCTCTCGGATGAGTTCAGGAAAGACCCCAGATTCGTCCGCGCCCTCGCGGACATCGAAAATCCGGATCCGAAAGTCGCCGCCCGTGCCGCATACGATCTGGGAACATTTCGCAGGGCCACTCCCGAATCGCTCAACGCCCTCGTGACCGCCCTCCAGTCGCCCGACACCCGGGTGAAACTCATGTCGATCGAAGCTCTGAGAAAGATCGGGCCGGCCGCCGACCCGGCCGTGCCGGCCATCGTCTCCTGGATCGAGAGCGACACACGATGGATGAAGGTTCAGGGAATGGCGTGTATCGATGAAATTCTGACGCAGCCCCAAGTAACGGTTCCGTCGATCATCAAGTGCCTGGGCGATGCCAACAGAAATGTGGCACAGAACGCACGCCGTCTCCTTCTCAAATATGGCCAGGCGGCCCTCCCCATGCTCGAGGAGGCCCTCGAGGAACCAGGCGCCGTCTCAAAAAATGATATCCAGGAAATCATCACGACGATCAAGGGAAGTTATTGAGTCCTGCGGAATGAAAGCCACCCGTTCGCCCTGAGTCTGTCGAAGGGCGAAATGAGGAATCATCGGCAAGTGGCTGTTCGTGCTTCGACAAGCTCAGCACGAAGAGAGATACGAAGCTGGTTTTTGATATCCAGGACTCAATAGGAACAGAACGCTCCGCCCGGATGAAAAGCCCCTGCCTTTCGGCAGGGGCTTTTGTGAGATCAGTCAGAAGGATCAGTTTCTTTGCCGTTTCTCTTCCAGGGAGCGGATATTCAGATCGCTTCCGACGGCGTAGATTTTCAGAACCAGCTCGCGTTCCTTCCCGGCGAAATCCTTCGCTTTGACCGTGATGCTGTATTCCTTGCCGTCCGGGGTACCGCCGCTGACATTGGGGGCGCGGAACTGCCAGAACGGCGGATTCTGCATGAGGCCCTGCGGATCGTATGTGACATTCGACTCATTCGGGGGAGTATCCGCCGATGCCTTATTATCATCGCGGACGGTATAGGAGATCTTGTCCACACCAAAGCGGTCCGCTTCCGAGAATGTGTTGATGTTGTCCCAGGCCCGGATGTAGAAAACGAGGCGGGTATTGGCCTGACACACGAAGCCTTTTCCTGCGATGCCGTCGCCAGGATTGAGGGCACTGGCCCCACCCTTCTTTTCCTTGTCGATAAAGCGGTTATACAACGAACTATCGAACGCTTCGAATTTCAGTCCGTTCGTAATTTCCGTATTGTCAGCAGTGCCGTAGGGATTGGCCGTCTGATAGGCGCTGAAACTCGGGTTGGAATCAGCGATTTTCCCATCACCGCCTGCGTTCGTACCGAAGATATGGTACAGATTGTTACGGGTGTCGAATACGATCAGCTGGATTTCTGGCGGCGTGTTGTCGGCGCATTTGAGATACGCGTAACTCTGCCATGTATATCCCTCACTATCGACAGCGATATCTGAAGGGATGCTGTTTTCGAGCGGCGGGCTGTTATCGTATTCTGTTTTCAGTACCGTCGAAGGCTCGTCAGGAAGCACGACGCCGTTGTCCCAAACCTTGCCGGCAGAAGCTTTGACCGTCGCCGGATCGATGGCGCCAACCACGTCATCATAAGAAACCGATTTGAAGCCCGATGCATCTTCGGCAACCGCAAACACCTTCCAGAGTTTGGTCACGTCGGGCGAATCAGGGGCAGGGTAGTCCCATTCATGGGCTGAATACGCCGATGACTTGCCGGAGCCGTCATTCGCGAAATGCTGGGGCACCGGAACGTTGAATTGAGCCGAACCGGTGATGGTCCAGACGCCGCCGCCAAGCGTCGACTGACCGTCGGCGTTCAGCGTGACGAACGTGGGAGCGTCGGCGCTGACGGTGCCCGGCAACCAGACCCATTTCTGCTCGTAATACATGCCCTTCCACTTCGGATCTGTCGGCGTGGAGCTCGAATCGAAACCGATGAGACCGAGATTCATTTTGCTCGGCTGATCGAGATCGTTCACGCCCAGAATTCCTGATGGCTTGAAGGAATATACCGGATAGGACATAAACAACTTGATGGAATTCTTCATTCCAACGGAATCGTGCTTGATCGTTATTCCTGAGTCCCCTCGCTTGCCATGCAATCCGTCGGGAACGGGCAGATTCGCAAATGGGTCTGAACCGTAGACACTCAAGCTGAAGGGAACGGATACGGACGAGTCACCGGTATTATAAGGGGTATTCGCAGTAACCGCGAGCTTGGAAGTGATCGGGGGCTGAGTATTGTACACATGGAAAGCAGAGTAGCCGGCGGCGTTGCTGACTTTGTTCACAACGAGCTTGAGCCCGACGCTGCATTTCAGTGTTCTCACGCCACTCTCGGGGTCATCCGAATCGATATAGAAGCTGTCGAATACGTCATCTCCATTGGTATCCGAGGCGACCTCGACCCACAGATCCTCTTCCCAGGCCCAGAACAAATTCGTGATCTCGAAGCCAGCCGGGGGGCAGATGACCTTGACCTTGATCGGGCCGGAAGAGCCCAGCGTCGGCGTGGGGAATTTCACGGTAATTTCACCCGTCGAGTTGCCGACGCCGCCTTCTTTCGCGCCGTCCGGAAGAACCGGGAGAGCCTCGTCGCCGAGCCACACGTTCGGGCCGCCTTCGACGATATAGGCTTTGTAATCTTCATTCTTCAGGGTGGTCATACCGATGTTCAGATCTCCGATGAACAAACCCGAGGATCCCTGTTTGAACGTGGCTGTCTTCCGATAATTCTTGCCGTTTTTACTGTAAATCGGAGGAGTGAAGGTTTTCGGCGAAAAGATGTCCCAGTTATTCGGGAGAACGCTGTCAGTCTCTCCTTCGCTGACATTCAGATCATTTCCCGTAGGATCGCAGAGATTGGAAACGTGTGGATACGCCGACGCCTGGTGACCTTCGATGGACACGGTCGCATCGTTATCACCTTTCACGAAGCCCTGAATCAGAAGCTCGGACGGCTTCAGCCCGTTGTCCGGGAGGAACGTATTCTCCGGGGCAGTTTCGCCGGTCGCGCGTCCGAAGGCCTCACTGACGTCCTTGCGATTTCCCTGTACGGTGAAAAATTTCGCCATCGCCGAAAGCGGAAAAAATCCATGCCCGTCGGTGGCCGGAACCCTGTTCTCGAACCCGATATTGCCGTAATCGGGTTTCCATACGTAATCGTATTTTTTTTGGGCTTTCGATCCGTTGTGATCGTAGGGATCCCAGACGATATACATTTTGATTTCCTGGTTCGCAGGAACCAGGAAATAGTTCGTGCCGTCACCTTTGTTCACGATGCTGATACCGAGTTCTCCCATATCGTCTTTCGCCGGAATGACAGCGGCCGTTGGTTCAGCCGGCAATTCGCAGGCAACGACACTCCCTCCTGCAAGCATCAACAGCAGGCACACCCCAAGCCAAGGCCAGCTCCATCTCCGATTCATACTCCCCCTCCTTCGCCCCTATACGTTCAGTCGATGGTGATTTTTCTCGTCAATTCGATGGTTTTCGTCATGAGCTCAGATCGGGCCCCTCGGCCACCTCTGCGCTCGATGACGGTGCCGCTCGCGATGATCTGCGAGGTCAGAACGAACTCTTTATCCACCACATTCGTGAAAGCCGCGATGACCGTCATGCTCGCCACCTGGTATTTCCAGTCGTTCAGGTCGATTCCGAAGTCTGACTGAATCCGGGAATCCCAGGGAATGGCCGTCGTGTTGCAGTCGCCGATGAAAATCTCCATGGCCCGGGCGCTGGGCGTTCCCCTCGAGGGGGTCTGCCCGGCGATGACGGCCTGGAGCGGGCAGAACCCCTGGAGCGCCATTCCCGAGTCGTAGGCTTCCTGGGGAAGGATACGGCATTTGACCAGGGCATGCTGAACGGCCGACTGCGAGAGGAAGTTCGCCTGCAGGAAATTCACGTTGACGACGTTCTGCTGCTTCACTTCCTTGCGGAAATAGAACATTGCCGTGGCGAACGCAAGCGTGCCGGTAATGAACGTGAGGACGATGATGATGG
Above is a genomic segment from Candidatus Ozemobacteraceae bacterium containing:
- the dnaG gene encoding DNA primase gives rise to the protein MALINDAVIAEVRGRIDIVQFVGEYVRLTHTGRTYKGLCPFHQEKTPSFYVVPDKQIFHCFGCSKGGDVFRFLMEAEHLTFPEAIRQLARRAGVAIPIEKDPEYEKKARVYQILDEAAKFYTAQLQQVGGKIAREYLKQRGITPETASRFRLGYAPDTWDALALALGKNAERVQLLDRAGLVKQRSTGSGHYDTFRHRLIIPIADAHGRIVGFGGRVMGKGEEPKYLNSPETDLFNKRKMLFNFRDALQPIRRSNSAIVVEGYLDVISLVQAGITNVVATLGTAITADQVALLARNCENVYFSYDADEAGQRATVRAISLQRDTPLTAKVISFEDPKDDPDSFVRREGAERFVDRIVAARDIYTFLVETKTRGMKPPLEIAVKERLVREFKDLVPAIHSPVARSEVIRTIARLIDTDPGALEIQFANRTFVKPEGGAGTPVRARPVTDGMVRRQEWVLKHLIEHPEELERTRAMLAPADFTDTRLQQIFTAICRLQEASGGKSRPADIIAAIDDSELASRFSELLIELEEKPEEPFLECVYGLVKSRLKREIEELLARIRTAERDGRESEVAELTMQQLELRRKMEALNQRNAGL
- a CDS encoding SpoIIE family protein phosphatase, producing MVSKDGSWLAFFLAVLFFAGLPIGLIRLGEAFVAAQEKNRLGRAHLGRLEQNLFRLKREGGDLYYIQRQLNELYGLLLEDDFSGNAVASSASALRRANLGFVTAHFFDSGGEVIPVPGRKIEMRSAMKRIYAGLVEPELHGKSDLIVKNRSLFQSMLGNIDPSDVVYQKGSLVSTQIMGRPGYFYWNTFYTEAQGRHGGRQTNRAGDEALDEYRGGIVAFFEERDIPRDFALKQLLRRFNGEAAPGEGYALIDIERPEESHAVRTLARRTGLRSQEILRRVVGLRNTYQRQDQDNECLTAIVALDAGRVVAGMKRFEHGLERHVGIMINILSVMILLVAGYWSWRVHVADDMVSISIRHKLVGLFLYATAIPVTALLLLGYQYMLDRNQVMVQERVSQLSGLTENIDESFMAAVRSLEKLYRRISRLAYVRNGDSRRIRSLSRRLNDADLLSQMFMVDSKGHMQLLEDMNPRGRDLIGKLIPTLARKIFAARLGQSDNDLRANMSDVMVESFTDSIAEFMSGKGSQRMFGSIIEANDKIIEFMLGNVGNLMYSTFVWGEGEKRPANLLLIVHRTREYARKYLRNIVRQNQLRSENVAPVRLAMASRGDGYSVYPRDYTKYPFVKEMAEKVQATETQHASVENIGGQPYLVVASPLKKMPDFILITMYPRRLIDAVIRNNSVKIGLVALVSGCFAFFIGLLLSRHFLWPINQLAAGVTAIERREFSHQVPPLGSDEFGDLGTTFNRVIANLEEMHVGKIVQETLFPKMPVAQGEYELYGATDSMTDLGGDYFDSFTVGDRHLVTIIGDVTGHGVPAALLMAMAKSGVAMLGPGESVRAVEAMDRLNRMVFETVKKKRLMSLIYAVLDTQLNNVELVNAGHCFPFLHRFASGETSEIEKPAFPLGARKNGAFESVSITMNPGDSLILYTDGIVEAKDSGNVVIGYSRLRRIAGEACASARTAEALHADILRRVKSLIGSRMIEDDVTLLVIRRRNG
- a CDS encoding HEAT repeat domain-containing protein, which codes for MRNQLTIGLCVFLALSSYQAGAQMSSSGKISPTLVKVKEFLRAKQADKAVALLQEELKKQPGNAQYLYALGYTYEINRQPQNALEAFKQAYRLNPEFPGLSVRIRKLEASIEAARAPAVDESTLTEAQKKARSLFREALKEKGLGNFDKAFALFADCVELDIGYLGGNDEGIIVTALNHYESKLEAGKDPSAALFYNIYRFFRGDRDIAEKELGEFLAAKPAPELAAVAEKWLGIIRNQQTMEKDLVISYLAEKKRKLDEQAEHQKKPAPPTPAVASATLTQDQKPAVDKTSPQITFSASQEITLPGVGTLSDEFRKDPRFVRALADIENPDPKVAARAAYDLGTFRRATPESLNALVTALQSPDTRVKLMSIEALRKIGPAADPAVPAIVSWIESDTRWMKVQGMACIDEILTQPQVTVPSIIKCLGDANRNVAQNARRLLLKYGQAALPMLEEALEEPGAVSKNDIQEIITTIKGSY